The Terriglobales bacterium genome includes the window GCCCGTCGCTGAATCCAGCACAAATACCATGCCGAAGTCCGTGCTTAAGAAAACCTGTCCCTTAGCGAATGTCTGAGGGGGACCCGTGAACACACTTCCGAGAGCAACCGTTTCCGGGAATGGAGAGATCGAGCATGGATTTGTGTAAGGACTGCAGAACCCGCCCAACCACCCAACAAAGCTCGAACCGTTGCCTGCAGTGGGAGTGGCCGTCAACATCACAGGAGTTGTTCCCGTACCTGGAAACTGTGCGGAGCAGGTTCCAGAAGCGGTACCGTTTGTAACAGCGCAGTTGATTGCGTTGGTGCTGTCGGTAATCGTACCGCTTCCGCTGCCAAACCCGACGATGTTGATCGTCATCTGCGGCGCAGGAGTAATGGGTGTGAACGTAGCAGTAACGTTCTGGGCCTGGTTCATGAGGACCTGACAAGACGCAGTCCCGGAGCAGGCACCGCTCCAGCCGGCGAAGTTGAAGCCAGAGCTGGGGGAGGCCGTCAATGTCACTGTCGATCCTGCGGCAAAGTTTGCTGTGCACGTCCCCGCAAATTGGGTAAAGCAAGAGATTCCGAATGGACTGCTCGCGACGAATCCCCCAGCGGCGCTCGAACCTGCGGGCGGAATTAGGGTAACCATGAGCGGAAATGTTGTCTGCGCGGCCGTTCCGGAGAGAGTGTACGTAAGGCTGGGATTGGCAGCGTCGTTGGTAGAGAACGTCAACGTTGCTGTAATCGGGCCGTTCGCGTTGGGGCCGGGAGCGAAGGTAAAGTTAAGGATACAGAAACTCAGTTGACCTGTCGGGGGTACGACAACGGGAGGATCTGCTCCAAAACACCCGGAGGACGGCTTGACGTTGAAGTCGGTCGGGTCGGAAACGCTCAGATTGCTGATAACGAGATCGTCCAGGCCGAGGTTTCCCAGGTCGATAGGTTGCCTATTTGTCTGACCAACCAATGTAACCGGAAATGTGAGCGTACTTCCCGATCCGGGAAAGATCGAACTGATAGGCGCCAGATTTACTTTGCGGATGCGGTTGCTTCCTGAGTCGGCAATGAAGACATCATGGGTACCCTGCTGAGTGTTAAACAGAGCAAGGCCGGTATTCTCGATCATCGCCACGGTGGAAGGGCCTCCGTCGCCGGAGAATCCTCCGGCGAGGTTGTTGACGTCGCCAGCGATGGTGCTCACGTCTCCGCTGAATGCGTCCACGCGACGAACTACGTTATCGAAACCGCCGCCAATGTACAGGTTCTCCAGGTTGTCGACAGCAATGTACTGGGCGCCTTCCATTGAGGCTGAACGTGCGGATCCACCGTCTCCTCCGAAAGTCGGGATTCCGTTGAATGCGGCGTTTGATATGTTCTCGATCAAGGCAATTCCGCTCACAATACTCACTCGGCGGATCGCATTGTCGCCGCTATCCGCAATGAATACGTCGGTGTTGCCTGGTTGTGGAACGCCTTGTATCAGGCCAGGAGAGACAGCCAATCCGGCGGGAGCATTGAGTAGCGCTGAAGTCGGCACGCCGTTATCACCGCAGTTAGTGGGATATGTTGTGCAGGCCTTACCTGGAGTACCAGCGAAGGTTGTGATTGTCCCGGTTGTGCCGACTACACGAACCGTATTGAGTGCTTGATCGGAGATGTAGATGTTGCCGCCCGCGTCCACGCCCACACCGACGGGCACATCCAGGCTTGCGCTTGTTGCGGCTCCGCCATCTCCGCAGGTTGGAAACGAGGCTGATCCTGGGGTGCAGGGAGTTCCATTTCCGGCCACGGTCGCGATCTGTCCAGGCTGGATTTGAATGCCCGCTATTGTGATGGCGCCCGCCTGGTTGTTGATCGCGCGAACAACAGCTGCTTTGGAGTCGACGATGTAATAGTTCCCCGTACCGTCAATCGCAACTCCTTGCGGACTAACAAATCGGGCTGAGGTCGCAGGCCCACTGTCGCCGTTGCAGCCCGGTTGAGCGCAGTTGAGCGTGGCGCCACCGAATCCTGAGCCCACGACCGTGCTGATATTGCCTTTCGTATCGATCTGCCTTAATCGCTCTCCAGCAGTTTCGAGCGCGAAGACGTTCTCGTTGGCATCCACCAGCAGACTTTGCGCCAAACCTAGCACCGCACTGGTGGCCGCTCCGCCGTCTCCTCCTGAGCCTCCGCCAGCGAGATTTGCGATCGTCGCGTTCGCCGCGCTGACGACGCGAACGCGCATGTTGAAGGTGTCGGCAATGACGATGTTATTGTTCGCATCGATGAAGACGCCTTCAGGAAAATTTAGCGATGCTCTTGTTGCAGGTCCGCTGTCACCGCAGCCAGGCTCGTTGCTGCAGATGGTCCCGAGTCCGGCTACTGTGGTGATGATGTGGCTTGCGGACGTATCAACTTTGCGAATGCTTGGGTTGCCAGAGTCGGTGATGTAGAGATTGCCATTGGCGTCGGTAGCCAGGCCGGTGGGACGATCGATCTGCGCCGAGGTTGCTGAACCACCATCTCCGTTCTGACCCGGAACGCCCGGCGTGTTCAATGTGCCGGCATAGCTGCTGATGTTTTGGGATGCGTCAACTTTGCAGACGACATCGAGCTCAGTATCGGATACGAAGAGATTCCCAGCCCCGTCTATGGCAACCCCCGTCGGCTTCTCCAGAAGTGCATTCTTTACGGCGTTACCGCTGTTGCAACCGAACGCTACATCGGCGCCAGGATTCGTTCCGGCATAGGTGGTGATCACCTGCGTAGCCGCATCGACGCGCCGTACTACCGCGTTCCCGGTATCGGCGATAAATAAGTTCCCGTTGCCATCGACCGCGATTCCCGTGGGAGTATTCAGCCGAGCATTCGTCGCCGGGCCGCCATCGCCGCCGTAAGCACCAAAATATGGATCCTCGCTGCCGGCGACTGTCGTGATGTTCTTTGATGAAGCGTCTACACGGCGAATTCTCTCGTTGTTCTGATCGGAGATAAAAAGATTGTTGCCTTTATCGATCGCAAGACCAGTCGGGAAATTGAGTTGAGCCTTGGTCGCCGTGCCGCCATCGCCGGAGAAGCCGGCTATCCCAGTTCCCGCGTAAGCGGTCAATGCGCCGCCGGTGTCTACGACGAACACGGTATTCAGGGCCGGAACAGCGATGTAGGTATTCCCGGCGCTGTCTCTCACCGCAGAAGTAGGTTGCGGCAGGTAGGCGTTGGTCGCCAGGTTAGACTGCGCGCCACCGCCGGCGATGGTGTTGATTGTATTCACCTGTCCAGTGGCCCAGAGCGAGGCCAGCGAGATGACAATAAGAAGGCTGAGCGTACGTCGCATTCGTATTTCCCCGGAATTTCAGTTTCGGCATCGCAATCCCTCGGCCAATGGAATCCCTCGCCGACAACACACCAAGCCTCCGCAACTCACAGCGCTACGCCCGAGTTCGCGCACACTCGTCGAAAGCCTGCTTGTAACCTGGCAAGGACATCGGTGGGCGTGAACCCTGTGCTTTAGGGAATGATCCAGAGACTCGGGTTGGAATAGTACGACAACTCGGCCCTGGAAGAGATGTTGAAAATTCAGTAAATGTCCAAAAATCTGTTTCTTATGCGTTCTAAGGTCTTCCCTCCAAAGCTCGAATTTCTGTTCGTTCTGGGGCAGTTAAGGATGAAGGGCTGTTGATACGGCGAGCCAACCACCTCTTTGTGACCCGAATAATCGTGCGTACTTGACATGTTCGCCATTTGTTCGCTATACTTCAATTTGTAGTTAATCGCGGCAGACCAAGCACTTCCACCCTGCCGCAGCGCGGCGTCCCGTTGCCGCGCAACCGCCTCGTCCATCGAGGCCTTGTTGTATCCGGGCCCTTCAGTGCAGTGCCACCTACGAGGTGAAGATCATTCCAGGAGAATTTCTTCCCATGAGCGCCATATACGATGAAGACGATTCCAACGACAACTCACCAGACGAGAGCGACGCCAAAAAACCTGTGCGCCGATGGTCGAACAATCCCATCCGCGATGCAGCGCTTCGGCTGCTGAACTCTCCCGCCCCGCCGCGCGAGGATCCGGATGACATCGAGACCGATCCGCCGCCGGCGATTGATCCGCAGCAAGTGGGCGACATTCCTAAGATCGGATCGTTAGAAGAAGGTGTGGATCTGTTCAAAGCGCTTAACCGCAACATTGAGCTGCAGGAAGGACTCGGCGAGCTCATATCGCGTCCAGAAGCTCGAGTATCTGAAGAAAGCAAACGACGCCAAGCGCTGCGAGCACATCAAGACCAACGGCATTCAGTGCGGCTCTCCGGCGGTTGGCAGCCGGCAGTACTGCTACTTCCATGGGGTGATCCATCAGCAGAATCATGAGCTCCCGTTGATCGAGGATCAGCGCAGTCTGCACCTCGCCTACCTGGACCTGGCGAAGAGCGTCAGCACGCAAACGATCTCTGTGGCCCACGGCAAGCTTCTGCTTCAGATTCTGCAAAGCGCAGGCAAGAATCTGCCGAACGGCGATTGGGATGATGGCTATGAAGGGATCTGATGCGATATCCCCAACAGGATCCACAGGGATTGGATGGGATATCCCAGCCAATCCTCAGGGATCAAGATGCGATATCCCTAGGGACCTCAAGGGATCCTGATGGGACTTAAAGGGACTTAGCAAGATTTCAGCCACTCAAAGTCGGGAAACGGCGACCAGTCTGATTTGTGCCCGGATAGAAACGTTCGAGTCGACATCTACTTTGCGGATTTAGATGGCGGGAAACTCTGAAACATCTTGGCTACCGAGTTCTGAACCTGCTTTTGCAGCTCTGAGGATTTTTCCTTGAGGGTGCCTTTCGCGATTGCCCGCCAGACGGAATGCTTCGTAGATGCATCCCTCATTTCGATTAAGAGAGCGCCCTTTGCTACGGAGACCACAGTACCGACGCTGTTGTTGGTCCACATAGTTGTCCCGGGCAACGGCGTCCCCCCGACTGCGGTGTAGGTCGGATCGGCGGCCGGGACGGAATCCATCGAGTCGACTTGACCGTAGAAGTTCAAGATCAGATCGGGATGGTCTTTATCGATCGTCATTCCTTTCATCTTGAGCTGTTCGTCTGCGTTGGCTCTGATCTCGATTCCCACAAAGGGACGAGTAGTTACTGGATGATCAGCCCATGCGTACGTGCGGTACTTGGAAAAATCGGCGTTCTTGTCCCAGGCAACGTCGAGTTTCGGTCCGGCTTCGAGTGTCAACGTTCCGCAGAGCAGGAAGAGAGCAACGAGCACAGTTGAAACACTGCGGGAAGTCGTATATCTCTCGAGACGTTTCATCTACCGCGCGACCTCGCTGCCAGACACTGTTTGTACCGCTGCGGTGGACGAAGCTGGAATGCGATCGTCGCGAATTTGAGACGCGTGCACGATGAAGCGCTGCGGGGCG containing:
- a CDS encoding DUF4136 domain-containing protein; its protein translation is MKRLERYTTSRSVSTVLVALFLLCGTLTLEAGPKLDVAWDKNADFSKYRTYAWADHPVTTRPFVGIEIRANADEQLKMKGMTIDKDHPDLILNFYGQVDSMDSVPAADPTYTAVGGTPLPGTTMWTNNSVGTVVSVAKGALLIEMRDASTKHSVWRAIAKGTLKEKSSELQKQVQNSVAKMFQSFPPSKSAK